One window of the Pseudobdellovibrionaceae bacterium genome contains the following:
- a CDS encoding succinylglutamate desuccinylase/aspartoacylase family protein has protein sequence MELNILRDLPDVLLTCRPDELFGEFGGPILLEIGHQDCPPLFVSTLLHGNETTGFFALQRLFAEYRHHPERFHRPLIVLFGNVEAASKGLRRRDDQLDYNRVWAGGTSPEHQWAQEILHYIKNRQIFAGLDIHNNTGRNPMYGCVNFLNEKLIYMASLFSPHIVYFQKPDGVLSKAMAQFATGITIECGLPGVPEGIDQVYDYLLTLLHLETMQEIHPGSQGVNVYHSRNRLMIPDSFSLAREESPDSAQADFVLPKEFDQWNFSELKSDALIMRRNNPHGFLIVQNENGDHVQDDYLEFSGCEVRLKQPTIPSMFTRDVAVAKQDCLGYLMDRLK, from the coding sequence TTGGAATTGAATATATTGCGGGACCTGCCCGATGTTCTTCTCACCTGTAGACCCGATGAACTCTTTGGTGAATTTGGCGGACCCATTCTGTTGGAGATTGGCCACCAGGATTGCCCTCCACTTTTTGTGTCCACCTTACTTCATGGCAATGAAACCACCGGTTTTTTTGCTCTTCAAAGATTGTTTGCCGAGTACCGCCATCACCCAGAACGCTTTCATCGGCCGCTGATTGTTCTGTTCGGGAATGTGGAGGCTGCATCCAAAGGACTGCGTCGTCGTGATGATCAACTAGATTACAATCGTGTCTGGGCCGGCGGCACCAGCCCAGAACACCAATGGGCCCAGGAAATTCTTCACTATATTAAGAATCGCCAAATATTCGCTGGCCTGGACATTCACAACAATACAGGGCGCAATCCGATGTATGGATGTGTGAACTTCCTCAATGAAAAACTCATCTACATGGCCTCTCTTTTTAGTCCCCACATTGTGTACTTCCAAAAGCCAGATGGAGTTCTTTCTAAGGCCATGGCCCAATTTGCCACGGGAATCACTATTGAGTGTGGCCTACCTGGCGTTCCTGAGGGCATTGACCAGGTCTACGATTACCTTCTCACCCTCTTACATCTGGAAACCATGCAGGAAATTCACCCCGGGTCACAAGGTGTAAACGTCTATCATAGTCGCAATCGCCTAATGATTCCCGACAGTTTTTCCCTAGCCCGAGAGGAATCTCCCGACTCTGCCCAAGCGGATTTTGTTTTGCCTAAAGAGTTTGATCAGTGGAATTTCAGTGAGCTTAAGTCCGACGCCCTCATAATGAGGCGAAACAATCCTCATGGTTTTCTGATTGTTCAGAATGAAAATGGCGATCACGTCCAAGATGATTATTTGGAATTTTCCGGATGTGAGGTGCGCCTAAAACAGCCGACGATTCCCTCTATGTTCACCCGCGATGTGGCGGTAGCCAAGCAGGACTGCCTGGGCTACCTGATGGATCGACTCAAATGA
- a CDS encoding class I SAM-dependent methyltransferase, protein METKSAVSPVLKDTLVCASCGGDLSYEGQISCPSCHTTYESINGVPWVFIHGDSVKTQWRSRCRAFISLLNRQHDSLQGYLRQAKLLKTSKERLEILSEACTKNAEQLRHLLLPLLDDECGEWQDLPSAVIQNKVPSKQGPRTYLDLIFRDWAWDNQENSQAFSMIKEALPPGCNLKHLFVLGCGAGRLSWDLSNELPNTQVVAVDINPLLVLAGQKVIAGGQLDLYEIPVSPTSAKNSATMRKLRAKAQTKGQLQFLYADALNFPVKKNSIEAILTPWLIDVIPQDLRQFALRMNRSLKNGGSWINFGPLGFSYGSELNHYSPEEVQEILKDSGFEVKSWEQEQIPYLQSPGSGHWRTETVWTFRAEKVKNSKEPSRYHYLPDWLEDLDKPIPQEDFLAAVSAQSRFQFEVLTAVDGQRSLNEIATMMTTHYGLELEMAKDALLTFLIRSFEEK, encoded by the coding sequence ATGGAGACTAAATCGGCTGTCAGCCCGGTCCTTAAGGACACTCTCGTTTGCGCAAGTTGTGGCGGTGATTTGTCCTATGAGGGGCAAATTAGCTGTCCGTCTTGTCACACCACCTACGAGTCGATCAATGGCGTCCCGTGGGTCTTTATTCACGGAGACTCGGTAAAGACCCAATGGCGCAGTCGGTGCAGGGCTTTTATCAGCCTGCTCAATCGGCAACACGATTCCCTTCAGGGTTACCTGCGGCAAGCTAAGTTGCTAAAAACAAGCAAAGAACGATTGGAGATCCTCAGCGAGGCATGCACCAAAAATGCAGAACAGCTCCGTCACCTTCTCCTGCCTCTCCTAGACGATGAATGCGGTGAATGGCAAGACCTTCCCAGTGCCGTGATCCAAAACAAGGTCCCTAGCAAGCAAGGTCCGAGGACTTATTTGGATTTGATCTTTCGTGACTGGGCTTGGGACAATCAGGAGAACTCCCAGGCATTTTCCATGATCAAAGAAGCCCTGCCCCCTGGATGCAATCTCAAGCACTTGTTCGTTCTTGGCTGTGGGGCCGGTCGGCTTTCCTGGGACTTGAGCAATGAATTACCAAACACTCAGGTCGTCGCTGTCGATATCAACCCTTTATTGGTCCTGGCGGGACAAAAGGTGATCGCCGGTGGCCAGCTTGACCTCTATGAGATCCCCGTCTCCCCAACCTCTGCAAAGAACTCTGCAACAATGAGAAAGCTGAGAGCTAAAGCTCAGACAAAGGGGCAACTGCAGTTTTTGTATGCCGATGCACTGAACTTTCCGGTTAAAAAGAACTCCATCGAAGCCATACTTACACCCTGGCTCATTGACGTGATTCCCCAAGATTTGCGTCAGTTTGCACTGCGCATGAACCGATCACTCAAAAACGGTGGTAGCTGGATCAACTTTGGCCCACTGGGCTTTTCTTATGGTTCTGAACTCAACCATTACTCGCCTGAAGAAGTACAAGAAATCCTGAAGGACTCGGGGTTCGAAGTGAAATCCTGGGAACAAGAGCAGATACCCTACCTACAGAGTCCAGGAAGCGGCCACTGGCGAACGGAGACCGTTTGGACCTTCCGTGCAGAAAAGGTGAAGAATTCCAAAGAACCCTCGCGCTACCACTACCTTCCTGATTGGCTTGAAGATCTGGACAAGCCCATCCCACAAGAGGATTTTCTCGCCGCAGTCTCGGCCCAAAGTCGCTTCCAATTTGAGGTTCTCACAGCCGTCGATGGCCAGCGCAGCCTCAATGAAATTGCCACCATGATGACCACCCACTACGGCCTCGAACTGGAAATGGCCAAAGACGCCCTCCTCACTTTCCTCATCCGCTCCTTCGAGGAGAAATAG
- a CDS encoding alanine:cation symporter family protein, with protein sequence MISEFLSVLVDYAWGLPLVVLLMGGGFVLLAYSRFLPLTGMKRAFALVGGQFHHEGEKRAEGQISHFQALMNALAATIGLGNIAGVAVAISQGGPGAVFWMWVAALIGMNTKFFECTLSVMYRGKDYAGEVQGGPMYVIEKALPKKVGFLAIFFAVCGLIGTQALFQVNQLSAYMKDQYEVSTLVVGIASAAFVYVVISGGVRRLAMVSASLVPFMCFFYVVISMYVLLSNSPKILPLLGSIFYEAFSGQAVAGGVMGAGIIHVLKIGVKRAAFSNEAGVGTAPMAHGNVKTNEPVSEGLVAMLGPFFDTIVVCTMTALVLLISMPEGGWGDASGIVLTTQAFESLLPGFGTHFLGLAVLLFSVTTMIGMANYNQKCWDFLFRGRWGMGKRAFSIVFCSCLVMGAVSEMNDVVNLLDIGYAFMAIPNMIATIWLAPKVVPALRDYFKRYP encoded by the coding sequence ATGATCTCTGAATTTCTCTCTGTACTTGTGGATTATGCCTGGGGCCTTCCTCTGGTGGTTCTTTTGATGGGAGGAGGATTTGTTCTTCTCGCCTATTCGCGATTTTTACCGTTAACAGGAATGAAGCGCGCATTTGCCTTGGTGGGTGGGCAGTTTCACCATGAAGGCGAAAAGAGAGCTGAGGGTCAAATTTCTCACTTTCAAGCCTTGATGAATGCACTGGCTGCGACAATTGGTTTGGGAAATATCGCCGGAGTGGCGGTGGCCATTAGCCAGGGTGGACCCGGCGCCGTTTTTTGGATGTGGGTGGCGGCTCTGATCGGTATGAACACCAAGTTTTTTGAGTGCACACTTTCTGTGATGTATCGGGGCAAGGACTACGCAGGAGAAGTCCAAGGTGGGCCCATGTATGTCATTGAAAAGGCTCTGCCCAAGAAGGTGGGGTTTCTAGCCATCTTTTTCGCCGTCTGCGGATTGATCGGAACCCAAGCCTTGTTTCAGGTCAATCAGCTATCGGCTTATATGAAGGACCAATACGAAGTGAGCACTTTAGTCGTGGGCATAGCAAGTGCCGCCTTTGTCTATGTGGTCATTAGTGGCGGGGTTCGCCGACTGGCCATGGTTTCCGCCTCTCTCGTTCCCTTTATGTGCTTCTTTTACGTGGTGATTTCCATGTACGTCCTCCTGTCCAATAGCCCAAAGATTTTGCCACTGTTGGGCTCGATTTTTTATGAAGCCTTTAGTGGGCAGGCGGTGGCCGGTGGGGTGATGGGGGCGGGGATTATTCACGTACTCAAGATTGGGGTCAAACGGGCCGCATTTTCCAATGAAGCTGGAGTTGGAACCGCTCCTATGGCTCATGGAAATGTCAAAACCAATGAGCCGGTCAGCGAAGGCCTTGTGGCCATGCTTGGTCCCTTCTTTGACACCATTGTTGTTTGCACAATGACGGCCTTGGTGCTGTTGATTTCAATGCCCGAGGGCGGTTGGGGAGATGCTTCAGGGATTGTCCTCACGACTCAAGCATTTGAATCCTTATTGCCTGGTTTTGGCACTCACTTTTTGGGATTGGCTGTGTTGTTGTTCTCCGTGACCACCATGATTGGTATGGCGAACTACAATCAAAAGTGTTGGGACTTTTTATTTCGTGGTCGCTGGGGAATGGGCAAGCGGGCATTTAGTATTGTGTTTTGCTCTTGTTTGGTGATGGGGGCGGTGAGTGAAATGAATGACGTGGTCAATCTTCTGGACATTGGTTACGCTTTTATGGCTATCCCCAATATGATTGCCACCATTTGGCTGGCGCCGAAAGTGGTTCCCGCCCTCCGCGACTACTTCAAACGATATCCCTAA
- a CDS encoding TIGR02147 family protein, giving the protein MYNKGADLPEITRYYDYRQYLSDFYRAKKGGNPDYSYRVFARMASLGSPSHLKMVIDGQRNLSHRTIPGYLRALGLTKPDREYFETLVQFNQASDMERRQSLFEKLLASRQKRGLTPLEKYQYEFLSNWQHVVIYVLVGLQSEGATVEWVQRQLSKKLSPAEAQHSLQLLDKLDLIEEDEVGRWHQTKGALSTPDEVKDVAIRKYHSEMIRLGLVSLRNDPPEIREFNGVTLPVDAASVEKFKEMIRKFRKEMNQYASSVEQSDSVYQLNIQFFPILGDHQ; this is encoded by the coding sequence GTGTACAACAAGGGCGCTGACTTGCCGGAGATCACTCGGTACTATGATTACCGCCAATATCTGAGTGACTTCTATCGTGCTAAAAAAGGGGGCAATCCTGATTACAGCTATCGAGTGTTCGCTCGCATGGCCTCACTGGGCTCACCCTCCCATCTAAAAATGGTCATCGATGGTCAACGCAACTTGAGCCACCGAACAATCCCCGGCTACTTACGAGCTCTTGGGCTGACGAAGCCTGACCGTGAGTATTTTGAGACCCTGGTGCAATTCAATCAGGCCTCAGATATGGAGCGCAGGCAGAGCCTGTTTGAAAAGCTCCTGGCCAGTAGACAGAAGCGCGGGCTAACGCCGCTGGAAAAGTACCAGTATGAGTTTCTCTCCAATTGGCAACACGTAGTGATCTACGTTCTGGTGGGACTCCAAAGCGAGGGGGCTACTGTTGAGTGGGTCCAGCGCCAATTGTCCAAAAAGCTTTCTCCCGCAGAGGCCCAACACTCCCTGCAGCTGCTGGATAAGTTGGACTTGATTGAGGAGGACGAGGTCGGCCGCTGGCACCAAACCAAAGGTGCTCTCAGCACTCCCGATGAAGTCAAAGACGTGGCCATCCGCAAATATCACTCGGAGATGATTCGCCTTGGTCTTGTTAGCCTGAGAAACGACCCACCAGAGATTCGCGAGTTCAACGGTGTCACCCTTCCCGTTGATGCCGCCTCAGTTGAAAAATTCAAAGAGATGATTCGCAAGTTCCGTAAAGAAATGAATCAATACGCCAGCTCAGTGGAACAATCAGATTCCGTTTATCAGCTCAATATTCAGTTTTTTCCCATATTAGGAGATCATCAATGA
- a CDS encoding macro domain-containing protein, which translates to MLKEVTGDILLSKADVIAHGVAPNDDFHQGLALSLRERWPAMYKDFRHFCKVKHPEAGDVWVWQGAEGAAIANLLTQEGAYDHGAKPGKANHKFVDHALKNFHQEIEKNGWKSVAITRLATGVGGMDWNEVQPLLEKHLGATLKIPVYVYTTYQAGEAANEG; encoded by the coding sequence ATGTTGAAGGAAGTGACAGGGGATATATTGCTGTCGAAGGCGGACGTCATTGCCCATGGAGTTGCGCCAAATGATGATTTTCACCAAGGACTTGCCCTCTCGCTTCGCGAACGCTGGCCCGCCATGTATAAGGACTTCCGCCACTTTTGCAAAGTCAAGCACCCGGAGGCCGGAGATGTGTGGGTGTGGCAGGGCGCAGAAGGTGCAGCGATCGCCAACCTTTTGACTCAAGAAGGTGCCTACGATCATGGCGCCAAGCCCGGGAAGGCCAATCACAAGTTTGTGGACCACGCCCTCAAAAATTTTCATCAGGAAATTGAGAAAAACGGTTGGAAAAGTGTGGCCATCACCAGGCTCGCCACCGGAGTTGGAGGAATGGATTGGAATGAGGTTCAGCCCTTGCTTGAAAAGCACTTGGGAGCCACTCTCAAGATTCCAGTGTATGTCTACACCACCTATCAAGCTGGTGAGGCGGCCAACGAAGGCTAA
- a CDS encoding fibronectin type III domain-containing protein, whose product MKKKWAKRLKIKLARMRKRPANWKRSAIIGSTAFMLAFFQNCGPVGDSNSASSNGDLNGSVGGVGGTGGVGGGGTTPPPGGGGTTPPPPGGGGGTTPPPVTNSPPAPNPTNLASPANGNNNITLTWVSGGGSTTAYRVVWQEGASAPANCSGGGAMTVASTTASVTGLTRGRQYSFRVCALNGNTVPDASSGATYTWGTRCYQNQAPNIVTSTFNNFGFPMGMGPLSGTAGNIANVAVQGSNAGGPYDTNQTYSLRCSTSPANIVDMNCDGNNGTDFNNNNVNMTFQQGDTECPTSGPVTVTIRARDECGSESAARTFTINVTNECLAESKVSAAAKEQNDQFGSQVAIDGNYAVVIETGDNEGGSNAGAASVYFYNGSSWSLQQKLIPTEAVAQDNMKSVSISGNRIAVGSPYHPTAGVGAVFIFERSGSTWSQTARITPSEANVQDVGDLFGYSVSLSGSTLVVGAPWDNNFETTGSKLAYAGAVYVYQLSGSNWVQDGAKVVVNGNTGRNEFGASVAYGGTFIAVGAPHNETFRSNGPGRVYILTKSGSNWVAGSAIESSNKKNGDMFGAWVATDGTRVAVGAPFAAGRNGQNSAGSAYILENSSGWSEARRVFASDGANGDRFGASVALAGDNLIVGSPWDDTKTGAAYHFKRSGTNWNQFFKMMARDRAVEDRFAESVAISGGRAICGSRLDDGGVNAQNVGASYILTLK is encoded by the coding sequence GTGAAGAAGAAGTGGGCAAAGCGTTTAAAAATCAAGCTGGCAAGAATGCGCAAGCGTCCTGCCAACTGGAAGCGGTCAGCGATTATTGGCTCTACCGCCTTTATGCTGGCGTTTTTCCAGAACTGCGGTCCTGTCGGTGATAGTAACTCTGCTTCATCTAATGGTGACTTGAATGGTAGTGTCGGTGGCGTTGGCGGAACCGGTGGCGTCGGTGGTGGTGGCACAACACCCCCTCCAGGTGGCGGCGGTACCACACCACCTCCTCCTGGCGGTGGTGGGGGAACAACGCCCCCTCCGGTGACCAACAGTCCACCAGCTCCGAATCCTACAAATTTGGCATCGCCTGCAAATGGCAACAACAACATCACATTAACATGGGTCTCTGGTGGAGGTTCCACCACGGCCTATCGCGTAGTTTGGCAAGAGGGAGCCAGCGCTCCAGCCAATTGTAGTGGCGGCGGAGCCATGACGGTTGCCTCAACCACGGCATCCGTTACGGGCCTCACGCGCGGACGTCAATATTCCTTTCGCGTATGTGCTTTGAATGGCAACACAGTTCCCGATGCTTCAAGTGGTGCGACCTATACATGGGGAACACGCTGTTATCAAAATCAAGCACCTAACATTGTGACGAGCACATTTAACAACTTCGGGTTTCCAATGGGAATGGGGCCCTTGTCAGGTACTGCCGGCAATATCGCTAACGTGGCGGTTCAGGGCTCCAACGCCGGTGGCCCCTACGACACCAACCAAACCTACTCTCTTCGCTGTTCAACCAGTCCGGCCAATATCGTCGACATGAACTGTGATGGTAACAACGGAACTGACTTCAATAATAATAATGTCAATATGACCTTCCAGCAGGGCGATACTGAGTGTCCTACAAGTGGACCAGTGACGGTCACCATCCGTGCCCGGGACGAGTGTGGAAGTGAGTCTGCGGCTAGAACCTTTACTATCAATGTGACTAACGAGTGCCTTGCTGAGTCTAAAGTATCAGCTGCTGCAAAAGAGCAAAATGACCAATTTGGCAGCCAGGTGGCCATCGATGGCAACTACGCCGTGGTGATTGAAACCGGGGACAATGAAGGTGGCTCCAACGCTGGTGCCGCCAGTGTTTACTTCTATAATGGCAGCAGCTGGTCCCTTCAGCAAAAACTCATCCCGACCGAGGCCGTTGCTCAAGACAATATGAAGAGTGTGTCCATCAGTGGTAACCGCATTGCCGTCGGAAGTCCTTATCATCCGACTGCTGGCGTGGGGGCGGTCTTTATCTTTGAAAGATCTGGATCAACTTGGAGCCAAACCGCAAGGATCACTCCTTCTGAGGCAAATGTTCAAGATGTGGGTGACCTGTTTGGCTACTCGGTTTCGCTGAGTGGTAGCACGCTGGTCGTAGGTGCGCCTTGGGACAACAACTTTGAAACTACTGGCTCTAAGTTGGCCTATGCTGGTGCTGTTTATGTCTACCAACTAAGCGGCTCCAACTGGGTACAAGATGGGGCCAAAGTGGTGGTCAACGGCAATACCGGGCGCAATGAGTTCGGTGCTAGCGTAGCTTACGGTGGTACCTTTATTGCCGTAGGAGCACCTCATAATGAAACCTTCCGCAGCAACGGTCCTGGCCGTGTCTATATATTGACCAAATCCGGTTCCAACTGGGTAGCGGGATCAGCCATTGAGAGCTCTAACAAAAAGAACGGCGATATGTTCGGTGCCTGGGTAGCAACAGATGGAACCCGCGTGGCCGTTGGTGCTCCATTCGCCGCTGGTCGTAATGGACAAAACAGTGCGGGCTCAGCCTACATCCTGGAAAACAGCAGCGGTTGGTCTGAGGCCCGGCGGGTTTTCGCCAGCGACGGAGCTAATGGTGACCGCTTTGGAGCCTCCGTGGCTCTGGCTGGTGACAACTTGATCGTCGGTTCCCCCTGGGACGACACCAAAACCGGTGCAGCTTATCACTTCAAGAGAAGTGGCACCAATTGGAATCAGTTTTTTAAGATGATGGCTCGTGACCGAGCGGTTGAAGATCGCTTTGCAGAATCAGTGGCCATCTCTGGTGGGCGCGCCATTTGTGGTAGTCGATTGGATGATGGTGGAGTCAATGCTCAGAATGTAGGGGCAAGTTACATTCTGACATTGAAGTAA